CACCCAGGGGTGCCTTGAGCCTCCCCTCCACGTCCCACAAGCCGGACCAGGCCCTGGGAGAGAACCCGCGGGGGCGGGGACACAGAGCTTCGGCCCGGTGCCCCCAGCCCCCCTTTTACCACCAAATGGGGCGCAGGAGCTCACAGACCCTAGACCCCGCGGTGCCCAGGGCTATCGGTGGTGAGGACCGGTCCCCTGCCGTCTCCACAGCCTCCCGCAGAGCTGCCCCAGCATGGGGAGCCCACCTGCAGGGTGCTTCCGGGAGGCAGGACCTGGGTACCTGAGCCCCCGAGAGGTACAGAGCGCACGGCGAGGGCAGTggccacgggggtgggggggccaggGGGAGTGGCCAAGGTGGGCAGACGGCTGGTAACAAGCTAACGGTTTTAGGTGGAGAGAGGGGCACGTCCTTCCCCTGCGAGCCCCTGGGGGACACGGACGCAGGGTTCCCTCCGTTACGACCTGCAATCAGTGCGACCCCCGTGCCTGTTCACCACCTTGGCGAGGGCGCCGCCACCATCTCCAGAGCCGGTGCTGGCGGGGAGGACCCGCGGCTCTAAAGTCTCCCCTCACCCCGGCCGAGAGCCCGCTGCTGGCCAGGGTGGGGCGCCATGCCCACTGCTGGGGCTCCCAATGGGCCTGCTCGTGGGCCTCGAGACCCCACCCCATTACTCCCTGGGGAGATGCGAGGGACCGGGCACACGCGCTGGTCCCCGTCCCTGCCTGACCCTTGGAGCCACACGGCCTCTGGGGAGAGACGCCCATCTCCCAGCCCCTAGTGGGGGGCGGTGCCGGACAGGTGCTGCAGGTCGAGGAGGTCGCTGTCCTCCTGGGGACCCAGGCACTGCCTCagcgccgggggtgggggggcctcctCGGCTCCCAGTGTGGGCACGACCTGGGACCGGCCCACCTGGCCCCGCCGTCGGGGGCGCCGCTGTCGGCCAGCTGAGCGCGCCTGCGCTACAGGAGGTTCACGGTGGCCACCACCTGCTTGCAGCCGGTGACGGCGAACTCGCGGCCCCCGACGCGGTAGTAGCTGAGCTGCGCCGCCAGGCGCTCGGCGAGGGCCTGCTCGGGGAAGAAGCCCTCCCCCGCCATCTCCTCTCGGAAGCAGCTGACCACGTCCTGCTTGTCCAGCAGCAGGAAGGGCACCACGGCCGCCGCCTGCCAGAGCGGGTGCTCGCGGGCCAGGAGCGCCCGCAGGCGGGCCCCGAGCTCGTCCTGCGGCCGGGCGCCGTCGGGGCGCGCGGGCAGCGCGCGGGACGCGTTCTGCAGCACGAAGCGCGTGACCTCGGCGCCGCCCGCGCCGCTGAGGAGCACGTAGACGGCGTTGTGGAAGTGGTGGGCGCGCTGCGGCTGCAGCAGGCCGTGCAGCTCGTCCAGCAGCGCGGGCGGCAGCGCCTCCACCTCGTCCAGCACCAGCAGCGGGGTCTTCTCCTCGGCCTCAGCCCGCGCCACCACCTCGGCCACGCGCCGCGCCAGCTCCGCGCGGCAGTCCTGCGCGGCGCGCGGCGCGGGGCAGTGGTGCCGGGCGTCGTACTGCAGCACCAGGCCGCCGTCCTCCAGCGCCGCGCGGAAGTGGCGCGCCAGCAGGCGGCCCACGTGGCTCTTGCCCACGCCGCTGGGCCCGTGCA
This DNA window, taken from Lepus europaeus isolate LE1 chromosome 12, mLepTim1.pri, whole genome shotgun sequence, encodes the following:
- the TOR4A gene encoding torsin-4A, giving the protein MDRGQCSPEPAAAAPRASGPCVMAPVRAVVRLRRRVCILRKRRLPPPGAGPDAGAGAPRPGCSARTPRAALDQPKFFTFDDLAELPSRGARRRRRRSRPVLYPETSRRYLPRAERRSRAQRCLLLLVAIVGFQVLNAIENLDDNAQRYDLDGLEKALRRSVFGQPAAVGRIVALLRDYLATHVHSRPLLLSLHGPSGVGKSHVGRLLARHFRAALEDGGLVLQYDARHHCPAPRAAQDCRAELARRVAEVVARAEAEEKTPLLVLDEVEALPPALLDELHGLLQPQRAHHFHNAVYVLLSGAGGAEVTRFVLQNASRALPARPDGARPQDELGARLRALLAREHPLWQAAAVVPFLLLDKQDVVSCFREEMAGEGFFPEQALAERLAAQLSYYRVGGREFAVTGCKQVVATVNLL